The DNA segment catataccAATTCCAGTAGACCTTCACAAGCCTGCATGCCCACATATCATGAGAAACAGGCCTATTTTCAAGAATACTTTGGTGGATTTTTCACAAGAAAGAATTTTATAAAGTTTGTTAGGCTTACATCTCTTCCCCAGCACCTGTATGTCCGCATGTGTGTCACAAAATATTCCAATTCCAGCTGATGGCCCAGTTCACTGTATCGTAATTCAACAGTATGGGGCACTGCCCATACCATCAACCACTACAGACTTGGTTGTTACAGGCCTTGtaatacaactggaatatcactgCATGTAGTGTAGATACACGGGCTAAACACATTAAAGagttaggctgcataaaaatgattaaatgttttttcaaaatagatGAGGGCAGTAGGACTTTGCTTTATAATCTTTGATAGAAagaaaagtgacgagggaggaacacaagtgatgtgccgatgcccaagaaacatttcagattttttatgcagccttatacTTTGAGCATGTTGAAGACATTTTAGTGGTCAGAAGAGTTTTGTTTTGCTATGACCACTATTTCAATTACATCATAGAGTTGGAGCAGGAGACAGGTTGTCAACTCCTTCAGTATATTCCATAATGCATCAGTCAAACCCACAATCATCTGTCACacataagggacacaactcactACAGCAGACTACCACACCTCAACCAGCAGTACCATCATGCCCCCTCATAGGTCACAACCATGACTGATTCTGTTGTAGCACTATGCGGCATTCCTTCAACCCAATCACCCAGACTGTGATCCAGCTGCACAGTAACCAATGTGCTCCGTCCCTCAACCACTGGTGCAGGAACACCATCCTGCAGTCCGTCACACTGAAGCGTGTCGACCAGGTAACAAATGGCTATAGTCACTCTCCCACAGCATTGAGAAAACCCTGTCAATACATTCCTGTTTAGTTGGATCCAAGTTGATCATACTCTTTCCATACAAATATACACTTGCCCTCATCATTCATTTCCCAGGGAAAATATCTCTGTTCATTAATTCTACTACCTTCATCAGTTCTGTTGGTATTACTGACGTTCACAATCATTTCTGTTAGTCATATATCATCCCATTATAGTTAAACTTTATACCATAAAAGCTATTAAGCAAAGAATGTCCGTTCTTCTGTTTTTCCTAAAACTTACAAATGTAAACTGAGTTTATGATCATTTAGACATATGAACCAGCAGTTgacaaatattttgacaaactAATTTTTCCCTAGATGCTGACACTGCCTGTGCCAAGTAAAATTGCCAAGAACATCAGCAAGATCGGATTGAGTGATTTCCTCATCGACCCGGCCTCCCTGAATGGTTCAAATCACCTGAACAGAACATACCCTGCTACATGTCTGTTTGATAACAGTAAAGTCATCCTTAAGATTCAGCCATCAGGTAACTACACTCCTTTACAATGAAGCCAagtgacactttcatgttttGATAATAAATTCTGTTATATTAAAAAATTCTCCTTTTCATTGTCTCACTAATCTAATAAAACAATTACCAGTGACAGCCATTTCTATTCAAAGATGTATTTCAACATATTACAGTTATATTACTAATGACAAGCATTTCTCCTTCATCACTATTCTAAAATTCTGGTTTATCACGAAATGTTATTGATTGAAATATTAGTACTAGCAAAAGATGTTTCATAACAAAGACAAAAAAGATAAGAAAGGCACTGAACTGTTATTGATAACTTTACCTAATTTACTATCAATCACAACTACTCCAGTTTACCCTGACAACCAGTTTACCCTGACAACCAGTTTACCCTGATAACCAGTTTACCCTGATAACCAGTTTACCCTGATAACCAGTTTACCCTGCCAACCAGTTTACCCTGATAACCAGTTTACCCTGACAACCATACTGACCATTTATATCTTATCACTTTTCTGTCTCTTTTGTCAGTAAATTTAATAGCTTTTTTTATATAGACAAACTGAAATCGTAATAGTCTTTATTTTATGAGTGCATTGTTTCCATACAGATTGTCAGGGCTTGTACAATATTCTGGATCAAAAGTAACGTTCACGAAATAAAAAAGTCTTACAAATAAAGTTTGTCCGTATggtacttcccaacttctaaaatgccacgcTAAGAAAATACTACCCACTGTTGTTTCACCACTACTTATACTTAATTATCAAACTGTTCTTATTCAAGGATCTCAGGTAAACACCAGCCATCCAAGTTTCCTCGCCTCATTTGAAGAAGGGGAATACCAGTGTTGTATCTACCAGAAAACAGAAACCCTACAAGACATTATAGAGGCCTGCAAGCAGAACGGCACTCGCATCAGTGATGAAGTGGCATGGAAGGTTGTGTGCGAGTTCTGTCGCTGGGTCCTCCTCAATGCTTCGGGATTCTCTGGCAAGCTCAGTACAGCTGTCATCAATTTCACGAGTGATGGCAGGATCTTCTTCGACCTGACTGAAAGCCAGCCAGATGAACAAGACATCACTGCCCTCAACATGGGCACACCATTACCAGTCTATGAAGCCCCGGAGATTCTCACTCGGAACAACCCTGATGAACAAGCATTTGTCTGGTCTCTTGGCTGCGTGATTTATGAAATGCTTGCCCTTGAGCCAGCCTACTTTGATTCTGACGGCACCAACCCCTTTGCTGTCTACATGAAGATCATCCAGGGGGAACTACCCCCTGACAATCTAATGGGAGGACAGGCACTCATGGACCTTGTATGGGCGTGCCTTGTTGTGGATCCATCCAGCAGGCCCACCATCAGAGATATTCTTAACAGGGCTGAGTCACGAGCTGGATAATGTTATCATCAGCTATGGAGGTTGTCAATATGGATACTGAACTACGCTACTGAAACTTGATTTACGATTTCTAACTATGTATACTTCTGTGTACATAGACTACTGGCATACTCATTGTATACTACAGTATACTGGTTCTGCAAGTTAAATTATGTTTTTGATAATTGTTATAGTTTAGCCTTTTTCTTATCAACATTTACATCAAGACCAATTTTATCATGATCATGCTTTTTCAAATTATGTTTTAAGTCAGTTCACAACTTATTTCTAATTCACTAATGTTATTTGTAAAAGATTCTTCCTAAATTAACTGTTGCTTAGATATTTCAAGTCCTCTTACACCAATAACTTTCTGTTCTCTTTATATTTTACTTCATATACAACTGTTGcagtatatttacattttgttgcAAGAATAAATCATTCTTATTGTTGCAAAAACTgtttctggggttttttttcgatctgagtgagtgagtttaaccaACTTGTGGGATCTATAAATAGTtgagaccagacaatacagtgatcaccagcacgagcatcgatcttttgcaactgggataagatgacatgtgtcaactaagtcagcaagcctgccCATCCGCTCCCGTCAattgtctcttatgacaagttgTGATCAGAAATACGTGAATAACTGGATGTTCATGTAGTTTAAAATGCATCAAAAAAGATGTGAGTGCACATGTGGGTGTGTGCATGCCTGTTTGCCTCTTGTCTTTCAATGTAACAATATAGCAACATTGTAGCCGTTTCTAACGTCTGTTGATACAGTGATTGATCTTTTGGAATACAAAATCTGTCATTTTAGCAAGTGAGAATCTGATTCTGTTTATTTGCCTCCTACAAAAAAACAGGACTTTCATAAGCCCAATTCTAGCACAGATCTTCACTGCACAAGGAGGCAAGGACAACACCTGATACTGGTTTACATGAAAAGATGCATTTATCTTAATTTAAAAAGGAATCCACTTACAGGAACAACTTTGTTGTTTGAGGAGTGAAGGTCTGCACTGGTGACGTGGCGAGTCTGGTCATCAAGACATTTTACTTCCAGCTGGAACTCTACTGCACACTCGGGACAAAATTCCTCACAGGTGCAGTCCTGAAACATACATCAGACATGTGAGAGGATGACAATACAAAGCGGACAAGCATATGTTTTACTcatctttcaacaatattccagtaacattaCCCTGTGTCAGCTTGATGTGAAAGGGAAGTTGCACTGACGCATTTCTTAGACGTTTTCACTATGTCAATCCCACGAGCTTGGATCAAATATAGAAAAAGCAAAGCAAAAATATTGGTCTTTCTCAGGTGAAACCTGTGAGCATGCCGCTAACAAGGCTATAGCTTAAATTAGTACTTCATCTTACCAGCTGTCAGTTCAAACCTCAATGCCAACACTTGGAGGCATTTTGAGTCAGTGTCAAGGAACAAATTCAAACCATGCTGAGGTTAACAGATCACAAATACAGATTCAAGTTGAAGCTAGCTACCTACAATACTTTATTCACAATACCAAGATGTCTTGTGAGTGATTTTCTTTATAAATACTATCTATTTTGGTTGTAAATATCATCAGGACTCCAGATAACTTTGGGGATTTTGGTGTACTAACACCCCATATTGCAAGTGGAGGTGCACTGAGAATTTTGAAGGAATACtgacatatttttgtgtgaGCAACCCAGTGATGTGGTTTGTTATTTATGACATTAAACAACCTTTCAGCTAATAAACCTTACATAGTACcggtaaacaacaaaagaaattcaactcaggctttttgtcaagtttttaaatagaagacataaacaagaACACTTACTTTCacgagatttcattttttcaaaacttgcagttcttttgctcttcagtataAATGATAGACGTACAAAGGTATTTATGTGCCTACATGATATGCTAGAAATCTTATATTATGTTGTATATCATTTCTTTCTAGGCATACATTATGCCTGTATGCCCCTTATCTGCAGCCCTGCCATCATCTCAGGACTAAACAACTCAGGTTCAGTGTGACAGATTGTCATGCTTACCCTGCAGTACTGTAACTTGTCAACAACGTCATCGCTGGTGAGAGGAATCAGTCCAAGGCGATGTGAAATAAACTCATCAAACAGAACTGTGGAGTTGGCTTCCATCTGGACCCAGTCTATGgctaaaaatgacaaaatgaaaccaATCTTGTACACAGAAtgataaatgatgaaatattgttcacaGGTAATGCAAAAGAAGAaagacaaacacaaaaataagaACAAGCCTTGCTGGTCCCCTGACTGACTCTCAGATTCAGCTGAATAACTAACATAgcttaaactgacaaaaataCATGATTTTTTTCACTTCAGTATATGATGTAAAGATAccgatggagtgagtgagagagttgagttttacgctgcactcagcaatattccagctatatggcggcggtctgtaaataatcgagtctggaccagacaatccagtgatcaacaacatgagcatcgatctgcgcaattgggaaccgatgacatgtgtcaaccaagtcagcgagtctgaccacccgatcccgttagtcgcctcttacgacaagctgagtcgccttctatggcaagcatgggttgctgaaggcctattctaccccgggaccttcacgggtcagatacCGATGGAGCAAGTTTGACGGACTTTTTCTTGCAGTAAAGACAATTCTTGATAaattaaaatatcaaaatataactTTGCACTTTAATTCTACCAGATATGGAGGGTGATCACCAAATTTCAACACAATCCATGCACATGTGATCAAGTTATTGGTTAAAAAAATTTCCATACTTGGGTCTGCTTGGCGATTATATATTCACCAACTTAGCATCTATATATTTACGAGCAAAATCTATGTATTATGGGCCCAAGGCCTCTCTATTGActaaatctgtctgtctgtctgtctgtctgtctgtcaataGCTTAAGTAGTTCAGGTTTAAAATCTTTAATCTCTATAATCCATTgaaaacttaaaggtcacatgcaaccaaaaaatgaaacataattaaaacacatttatcacttattcatgacatataatatacattgctgcttctaaaaaagcaaataaacacaattataagcgtataatcgcgattcaaaagtgcaatattttgtacttgggcttacttcccctgaaacgaagccctcgggagaccgaacccagtcatagcgggtggatatgcactcaagtgtaacggcgGCTTCCGAttgactgtttcatttgctgatatgttgagggttcattgtgtgtacagaaagatgatctttttgatgggcattttagaagtatagccagtcacaagaaagtaagattctttatggataacaacttctttttgtgtacttgatgcgtcgtttctgtatggattcatatactgttgtcaaacaaaatcatatacacgaaaagaagtcgttatccatgaagaatgtatatagggatgttgggtttggaaaatacattttctctgaatttgcgctcgatccaataaaaatcctgcgtggctggaatctgtcattcgtccaagtacaaagcaggacttgaaactgacaagagtttgcaccagtttccgtcagatccagtcatccgaaaaaatgaatgtagtttgtttgcaacccacagacataaaaacatgtcatgtgtatcacacgtgcctaattacataatgtggcagacacgggactcgggtgcacgagtcataaatcaacttattttctttatgtcgtattgtctgataggtgttaagttcaaattgcatgtggtcaatgattgaagctgtgtactgcatgttgtctttagcagacaggcagacagacatacaggtgtaaataaaccagacactgagctttctctgtgacagagactgcttaccacaatcaacaagttttacgtaacgagtagattatttacttgtttgtgtacacaaccaagattagactcctgctcatgacctcagacgctgggcatgcatactgtttcaagctccacgaacctattcactgcacatgcgtcatggacgcagcgcagcacagctgctgaaaccagttttccccccagcgctggggggaatttagtaaAACATTTGAACCCCGAttttgcgggctttttttcatcgcgttttattcaactttataggctgaattggcatttttgatgatttgtttcggtaagtgcataccgaaaggtaccagaatctgcaaagttgtgttttacgttgcatgtgacctttaattatcATTATCAAGAGTTGTAATGCACCTCTCCTTTAGACTAAGAAACTGGACCCAAAATTTAAAACAGTCCAAAACAAAGTAATATGTAAacgtaaataataacaaaattacAGAAGTTAACACACACTGACCTATGGTGGGAACCTCTGCAATACACACTCTTCGTAGACTATTTGCGACACTGCAAACAGAAGCATGTTACGGCACAATTGATTGTAAAGTTTCACAGAAACtataatttgttttctttatttcagtTGGGTGAGCAACCTGCAACTGAGGCCAGATGCTAGACATTATGAGTTTGCtataatttcattttgtctGTAAGCTATGCATATTTCAAATCCATCAAATATTTGGAATCCATCGTTGGCAAGTAGTCAATTCATGATGCTTTTACCATGTAAACAACACCTTCTAGCATACCTACTTCACTAAATCGGACTATGTCAGCAAATTCTGCTGCAAAGAATCTAAACATTATTTTAGC comes from the Haliotis asinina isolate JCU_RB_2024 chromosome 12, JCU_Hal_asi_v2, whole genome shotgun sequence genome and includes:
- the LOC137258849 gene encoding serine/threonine-protein kinase Nek6-like, with protein sequence MLFSDSINNIISCAEKSSSGKQTNQSTMRHSFNPITQTVIQLHSNQCAPSLNHWCRNTILQSVTLKRVDQMLTLPVPSKIAKNISKIGLSDFLIDPASLNGSNHLNRTYPATCLFDNSKVILKIQPSGSQVNTSHPSFLASFEEGEYQCCIYQKTETLQDIIEACKQNGTRISDEVAWKVVCEFCRWVLLNASGFSGKLSTAVINFTSDGRIFFDLTESQPDEQDITALNMGTPLPVYEAPEILTRNNPDEQAFVWSLGCVIYEMLALEPAYFDSDGTNPFAVYMKIIQGELPPDNLMGGQALMDLVWACLVVDPSSRPTIRDILNRAESRAG